One region of Gigantopelta aegis isolate Gae_Host chromosome 7, Gae_host_genome, whole genome shotgun sequence genomic DNA includes:
- the LOC121377993 gene encoding LOW QUALITY PROTEIN: protein FAM8A1-like (The sequence of the model RefSeq protein was modified relative to this genomic sequence to represent the inferred CDS: inserted 2 bases in 1 codon; deleted 2 bases in 1 codon), with protein sequence MAANEEKISVDDSAKETSAENRNFEDVTATDVNSPSISNPCDMLYGNQGDVRPRYRNAREYAQALQPWLWQYHQYNMMNTFFAAMPLYAMNCNPPTVTPWTQTPGVTPWTQTPGVTQQPDIRSGSVNAQNVPRGQAGREYNLPSFWKRVAAELIDFTLLFYVKLIVTIVVMREMGYFSGTQVSELFFDLNEMDYDKAFAISSEVIAMEIINRLLITVFETLCLRKGIGTVGATPGKRLLGLKVVSCTDIFEVANGRVFVVPAQNIGVVNALLRSVIKNFTIAFFFPACLTIFFFKHNHXYDVLSKTIVVQTVEGEL encoded by the exons ATGGCTGCCAATGAGGAAAAAATATCTGTAGACGATTCTGCTAAGGAAACGTCAGCAGAAAATAGGAATTTCGAAGACGTCACTGCCACAGATGTCAACAGCCCATCAATTAGCAACCCGTGCGACATGCTGTACGGAAATCAGGGAGATGTGCGACCAAGATATCGAAATGCCCGAGAGTATGCGCAGGCTCTACAACCGTGGCTGTGGCAGTATCACCAGTACAACATGATGAACACATTTTTCGCGGCTATGCCACTTTACGCGATGAACTGTAACCCACCGACTGTCACGCCTTGGACCCAGACGCCGGGTGTGACGCCCTGGACACAGACACCGGGTGTGACGCAACAACCCGACATACGCAGTGGCTCTGTGAATGCGCAGAATGTTCCGAGGGGACAAGCAG gtcGAGAATACAACTTGCCATCGTTTTGGAAGAGAGTTGCAGCCGAGTTGATTGATTTC ACACTTCTGTTCTACGTTAAACTTATCGTCACTATCGTAGTCATGAGAGAGATGGGTTACTT tagtGGCACCCAAGTCTCGGAACTGTTCTTTGATCTGAATGAAATGGACTACGACAAGGCCTTTGCCATTTCATCGGAGGTCATTGCCATGGAGATAATAAACAGACTACTCATAACAGTTTTTGAG ACACTATGTTTACGGAAAGGGATTGGAACCGTTGGAGCAACACCGGGCAAGAGACTTCTGGGATTGAAGGTCGTTTCATGCACTGATATTTTCGAAGTTGCAAATGGAAGGGTATTTGTTGTTCCTGCTCAAAACATTGGAGTTGTTAa TGCACTTCTTCGCTCAGTGATCAAGAACTTCACAATTGCGTTTTTCTTTCCGGCATGTCTGACGAtctttttcttcaaacacaacCA GTACGATGTCCTCAGCAAAACGATTGTTGTTCAGACTGTTGAAGGAGAACTGTAA